A stretch of Limanda limanda chromosome 7, fLimLim1.1, whole genome shotgun sequence DNA encodes these proteins:
- the spen gene encoding msx2-interacting protein → MVRETRHLWVGNLPENVREEKIIEHFKRYGRVESVKVLPKRGSEGGVAAFVDFVDIKSAQKAHNAINKMGDRDLRTDYNEPGTIPSAARGLDDSLSLGSRGRDVSGFTRAAGGAIYVPPTSLHSREGRYERRLDGTAETRERAYDHSAYGHHERPASTFDRQRHYDTDYYRDARDRTLSTAGAGAGTSSGSATTVSSGVSGTIASAVAGNTGTSGSTGATAAGSGGSTSSVVGFYRSHSRSPCRFETPEPRYEPRTREPFTLASVVHRDIYREDRGRRGERSYRPSCSRSPHSTHSRNPSPQRLASQASRPARSHSGSGSHSRSSSSDSVSSTSSSTSGSDSSSSSSDDSPARSVQSAAVPAPSALPLSSLDKDEPRKSFGIKVQNLPVRSTDTSLKDGLFHEFKKHGKVTSVQIHGASEDRYGLVFFRQQEDQEKALGASKGKLFFGMQIEVTAWNGPETESENEFRPLDERIDEFHPKATRTLFIGNLEKTTAYHDLLNIFQRFGEIVDIDIKKVNGAPQYAFLQYCDIASVCKAIKKMDGEYLGNNRLKLGFGKSMPTTCVWLDGLASNTTEQFLTRHFCRYGHVVKVVFDRMKGMALILYNNIEYAQAAVKDTKGWKIGGSKIKVDFANQESQMAFYRSMQSSGQDIRDFYDLLTERRDDRRTQYEFPTERAYYENARTPGTFTEEQRRKYPARSREFYTEWDPYQGDYYDPQYFEDPREYREYRTDPYEQDIRKYSYLQRERERERERFETDRGRDHGRRTIERSQSPSQLATRRPASPTASPSLSERIPSDSDRRICCRSSDRSGSCSSISPPRFEKLEKARSERYNKSDKPEKDRLFEVERGNLVDKEKRAGCKDRSDKDKSEKQRLKKLKVASPIIQACETEPELERDISPESVIRSKTSKIPKESLSKGRLDLLPCVVQLTRVKEKEGKLIGHTIQEKTIQRGGSDSPRLASPSADQRSPPFRSEPLKSDISKHGKVPRDKNIHSLVEVVDKDAKVKSKKLGKSEMGSDSGISVDIDRLAARKRRFEESGKTDRQKRTSEDELCRPGLQKLWNNTKETDLDKNLLIKGMHKKEHHRDKCMRMVPVNSPKDGQDCESPSVSLSLERQSRFREMSGDSTDKLDSAFLKMDVEGSKSETTSNLTKISDDGSLDELKEGKQCLFEQEQGRGKCTDSDDEDEHFLHSDQTNICIKQVEQSRWIRPKLVDPDKLVKFENPPSNETPDFEKDCVMQDFRKPNQDLANDDFSSSKRKKLENFNFEIVIPKSERSFTSSQKLNEVIHPSMTSSTEPGNVSAKDEDEIITINKERKSSPKVDDTFSHTESIKHSLSLPARHFRSSDPELPKLKTTLLGCDEDLMQCWERRIKSDSLRMEMTFPSDIAKQESICKRLGQDLEPGEVQSDSDDDENKHTSPKSNSSLSYILRERDERMSDMKLSGSLEKNKFYSFALDKTITPDTKALLERAKTLYSSREDNWSFLPSRFPTSHICSEKGKVELAPRPIPSWYMKKKKIRTDSVEKLHDKKEELKPQDQERQELFASRFLHSSIFEQDSRRLQHLERKDQDVESATGRPFGKPSATEPQPETGGGDLTQEPIVLFHSRFLELQQQKDKDQTLTDTELDSEVELKMDQVENCENVLSDKESEPVLKVDVKSASPRLTLSVSPFVSSPKEMSPEKRELFTASSDQPMPIVKEEKVEPILEVSPPHSFPFEDFKLVTPKLTITPPHALLEQEKEREIKVELNEPKVKNVDGLAVEHNALVEDRPPTPGCSPSGFEREAAELGYSDSYPKIEEKPEIETEPKGENLKTKGFEESQKTDTDSEVCMPELEAEIKPLPNRRQPKSKRAKPLSVLRSPQPSQNVATEKPATRKSERIDREKLKRASSPRAEAPKASLESKTTSKSPIYASDSEQNIESSLIHGRTRRRNVRSVYATLNEGDQAGKEVVESARSMRKRGTDKEPIQQDVQIPATNTRRGRPPKRGIKRSEDASPVKGDQQKLMEEDAETKEASSTIDVVKASEGWRSPRTQKVQQSHLTSSASLNKKGTTVDKQPDSPTVLAEQDYLSSFDESEVKPKDEPDLFIESPERTENVSPPIHRKEKDQKDSGGKKFTDDEKVDTSSSEKRQPVKSAKMKTPRLKRNTKQLTEDKSHSLKNLEIRVSVDDVKGLLRSEDDVPGTFETPVITKTKMVVKENEETKATGFPEESNEGDEQENEDTLSEPELPPDPAALLARQMELEQAVENIAKLTVEQAPRPYKEPPTGQPAILPPIVVEPEGEVEEEKRAIPASETELAAAIDSITAEECADADGFTAPPTYTASIPTPESLTSPSSNEIMDPETHMVINSILAADSDDGPLTPSPKGPMTDVKAAEHLPLPETPKKTGKVRAKTPKKTRYRKGAANKKGDIAGEVSQPEPSPVKLPESIPEDPKTINSKAVTVTAGATVATSVVTAVVTCRRDVTSSITVDTPKEAEQPEVEQPVPKESAFHSGTSNISSGKKHPQASEPSTPTLASARPQVVSQFSVPLMRPAKMPFLPDWPQRKEESRIHVAPSSQVTVVTPSVPLPTTLSGTPSTNSPMPPDTKASDIDPSSSTLRKILMEPKYVSASNSNSIPTTTVTSTLSDPLRMSENEKRPDAIQSRQLHPEERPPFPIQPTHHKPSPLTESQQNCGEKTQHTVISPATSVISRIPMPYDTEETPRISLSNRSIGLSIPKQKFRSNSNENNRYHGMDIVEDGSRGRSVVETTPYSTGSSAGLRVNTSEGVVVLSYSGQKTEGPHRMRAKISQIPPASAGDIEFQQSVSKSQIKQEPLITSSQSPNPKAAPPLSAYGHTGVLLTGQSYNSQPVISSTKQESHGCDKSDAPYHTASHGGVVKMYQQPVSSPQVLMYSQAVIQQQHGKRAGTEPLPKKMDIGKAVQHSNLSPVMSPHHPSLSGTRMSPSPGIPNDRSALHLKPEPQSPRTAVHSSSPFAKACAPSGSPIGTSVVLGHGMPQMSAYHSNIHHTHSEHSSVIIQPHSVTQSMTHEARMNTPPMSGINYGRRGDALSSPHQGPPQRSNTTQPNVIRDMVLQSHSSPKGSVSGGGSSSVTEEDSRHFNQALSRPSVPQLQSDVMMIHSDRRGLHSSIRMDQYRDMHQRIFMHQQRGEQAAVDARQSRTSETGASLSNISVPSKSPSVGKTIDLSAKECLKPIEGKLIHPPSNESRIRGVHTSSPVMVSPHPHGVQLMPPGGAGSFSVYRDMRGFPSQFPRHPSSGHNLANQGITSSQVSPEPDLGHRGKISQAHGGGSDPKPESPHLRHATSTDLSHISRISGDTVSPSYQSPMNSPMSLTHKPDLSLQKGPPAFLPTPQPAAPPSSVLQSRPDAKLEHSGHQSIDMVQLMTKYPIVWQGLLALKNDQAAVQLHFVSGNTILAQRSLPPPEGGSLLRIVQRMRLEASQLDSVARRMTVENDYCLLLALPCGRDQEDVHGQTQALKSGFITYLQAKQAAGIINVPNPGSNQPAYVVQIFPPCEFSESHLSHLAPDLLNSISSISPHLMIVIASV, encoded by the exons ATGGTCCGGGAAACCAGGCATCTCTGGGTGGGCAACCTACCCGAGAATGTGCGAGAGGAGAAAATCATTGAGCACTTCAAGCG GTATGGACGTGTGGAGAGTGTCAAGGTCCTGCCAAAGCGGGGTTCAGAAGGTGGAGTCGCAGCCTTTGTGGATTTTGTGGACATTAAAAGTGCTCAGAAGGCTCACAATGCCATCAACAAGATGGGGGACAGAGACCTGCGCACTGATTACAATGAACCCGGCACAATTCCTAGTGCCGCGAGGGGGCTGGACGATAGTCTGTCCTTAGGCTCCCGTGGACGGGATGTATCAGGGTTCACAAGGGCGGCCGGGGGGGCCATTTATGTGCCCCCCACGTCGCTCCACAGCAGAGAGGGACGCTATGAACGCAGGCTAGACGG GACTGCTGAAACTCGGGAGCGGGCGTATGATCATAGCGCCTACGGCCATCACGAGCGCCCTGCGAGCACGTTCGACCGCCAGCGGCACTACGACACAGACTACTACCGTGATGCAAGAGACAGGACTCTGAGCACAGCAGGGGCCGGGGCCGGTACCTCCAGTGGAAGCGCTACAACCGTGTCGTCAGGAGTCAGTGGAACTATCGCCAGTGCTGTTGCTGGCAACACAGGAACAAGTGGTTCAACAGGGGCCACGGCAGCAGGAAGCGGAGGATCTACATCCAGCGTGGTCGGCTTCTACCGATCCCACAGCAGGAGCCCTTGTCGCTTTGAGACGCCCGAGCCTCGCTACGAGCCTCGGACCAGGGAACCTTTTACTTTGGCCAGTGTGGTTCACAGGGACATTTACCGGGAGGACAGGGGTCGGCGTGGGGAGCGCTCGTACCGCCCCAGTTGCAGCCGGTCTCCGCACTCGACTCATTCGCGAAACCCTTCTCCTCAGAGACTGGCGAGTCAGGCCAGCCGTCCTGCACGCTCCCACAGCGGGTCGGGCTCTCACAGTCGCTCCTCCAGCTCGGACTCAgtcagcagcaccagcagcagcaccagtggCAG TGATTCCAGCAGTAGTTCAAGTGATGACTCTCCGGCACGTTCAGTGCAGTCTGCAGCCGTCCCTGCGCCCTCAGCACTTCCTCTATCCTCCCTTGACAAGGATGAACCACGTAAAAGCTTTGGCATCAAGGTCCAAAATCTTCCTGTACGCTCTACAG ATACAAGCCTGAAGGATGGTTTGTTCCATGAATTTAAGAAACATGGAAAGGTCACATCTGTACAAATCCATGGAGCTTCAGAGGATCGTTATGGGCTTGTATTTTTCCGCCAACAAGAGGACCAAGAGAAAGCACTTGGAGCATCAAAGGGAAAGCTTTTTTTTGGCATGCAAATTGAAGTCACAGCATGGAATGGACCCG AGACGGAAAGTGAAAACGAGTTTCGGCCCTTGGACGAGAGGATAGACGAGTTTCATCCAAAGGCCACGCGGACATTATTCATCGGAAACCTGGAGAAGACCACCGCATACCATGACCTGCTTAACATCTTTCAACGCTTTGGAGAAATAGTG GATATTGATATTAAGAAGGTGAATGGAGCCCCACAGTATGCCTTTTTACAGTACTGTGACATTGCAAGTGTCTGCAAGGCCATAAAGAAGATGGATGGGGAGTACCTTGGTAACAACAGGCTAAAG CTGGGCTTTGGAAAGAGTATGCCTACAACCTGTGTTTGGTTGGATGGATTAGCGTCAAATACAACTGAGCAGTTTCTCACGCGACATTTCTGCCGCTATGGACATGTTGTCAAG GTTGTATTTGACCGAATGAAAGGAATGGCCCTTATCCTGTACAACAACATTGAGTATGCACAAGCCGCTGTCAAAGATACAAAGGGTTGGAAGATAGGGGGCAGTAAAATCAAG gtTGACTTTGCCAATCAGGAAAGTCAGATGGCTTTCTACCGGTCAATGCAGTCGTCTGGCCAGGATATTCGTGACTTTTATGACCTTCTCACTGAAAGAAG GGATGACCGACGAACTCAATATGAATTTCCAACAGAAAGAGCATATTATGAAAATGCACGGACACCCGGAACATTCACTGAAGAGCAACGTCGTAAATACCCTGCTAGAAGCCGGGAGTTCTACACTGAATGGGACCCATACCAGGGAGATTACTATGATCCACAATACTTTGAAGATCCAAGAGAGTATCGGGAATACAGAACCGACCCTTATGAGCAGGACATCCGCAAATACAGCTATTTGCAACGGGAAcgtgaaagagagagggagcgctTTGAAACAGATCGAGGACGTGATCATGGGAGGAGGACCATAGAGCGTAGCCAAAGCCCATCACAACTTGCCACTCGTCGCCCTGCTAGCCCCACTGCATCTCCTTCACTCTCTGAGAGGATACCAAGTGATTCAGACCGTCGTATTTGTTGTCGATCTTCTGACAGAAGTGGAAGCTGCAGTTCAATCTCTCCACCAAGATTTGAAAAACTTGAAAAAGCACGCTCTGAAAGGTATAACAAATCTGACAAACCTGAAAAGGACCGTCTTTTTGAAGTTGAAAGAGGGAATTTGGTTGATAAGGAGAAGCGGGCTGGATGTAAGGATCGTAGTGACAAGGACAAAAGTGAGAAACAGAGGCTTAAGAAGCTCAAAGTTGCATCACCTATTATCCAAGCATGTGAGACAGAACCTGAGCTGGAAAGAGATATTAGCCCTGAGTCTGTCATTCGAAGTAAAACCAGTAAAATTCCAAAGGAAAGCTTGAGCAAAGGAAGGTTAGACCTTCTGCCTTGTGTTGTGCAGCTAACACGTgtcaaagaaaaagaaggaaaattgATTGGTCATACCATCCAAGAAAAAACAATTCAGAGAGGTGGGAGTGATAGTCCTAGATTGGCATCACCTTCAGCTGACCAGAGGAGTCCTCCATTCCGCTCAGAACCATTGAAAAGCGATATCTCTAAGCATGGAAAGGTGCCCAGAGACAAGAATATTCACAGTTTAGTGGAAGTTGTTGATAAGGATGCTAAAGTCAAATCCAAGAAACTCGGAAAATCGGAAATGGGATCAGATAGTGGTATTTCTGTGGATATTGACCGTTTAGCTGCAAGGAAAAGGCGCTTTGAAGAGTCTGGGAAAACGGATCGACAAAAGAGAACTAGTGAGGATGAACTTTGCAGACCTGGACTTCAAAAGCTATGGAACAATACAAAGGAGACAGATTTGGATAAGAACCTTTTGATTAAAGGGATGCACAAGAAGGAACACCACAGGGATAAATGTATGCGGATGGTCCCAGTTAATAGTCCTAAAGATGGACAAGACTGTGAAAGTCCCTCTGTAAGCCTGTCTTTGGAACGGCAGTCACGGTTTAGGGAAATGTCTGGGGATTCAACAGATAAATTAGATTCTGCCTTCCTTAAAATGGATGTAGAGGGCTCAAAAAGTGAAACCACCTCCAATCTCACAAAAATATCAGATGATGGCAGTCTGGATGAATTGAAAGAAGGGaaacagtgtttgtttgaacaGGAACAAGGAAGAGGAAAGTGCACAGACTCTGATGACGAAGATGAACACTTTTTGCACAGTGACCAGACTAATATTTGCATAAAACAAGTTGAACAGAGTAGATGGATTCGACCCAAGCTCGTTGATCCTGATAAATTAGTCAAGTTTGAAAACCCACCAAGCAATGAGACGCCCGACTTTGAAAAGGATTGTGTCATGCAGGATTTCAGAAAACCAAATCAGGATTTGGCCAATGATGACTTCTCCTCGTCTAAACGAAAAAAACTGGAGAACTTCAACTTTGAAATAGTGATTCCAAAAAGTGAGCGTAGTTTTACGAGTTCTCAAAAGTTGAATGAGGTAATTCATCCAAGTATGACATCCTCAACAGAGCCTGGGAACGTTTCTGCAAAGGACGAAGATGAGATCATCACTAttaacaaagaaagaaaatcttcTCCAAAAGTAGATGATACATTTTCACACACCGAGTCAATAAAACACAGTTTGAGCTTGCCAGCCAGACATTTTCGTTCTTCTGACCCTGAGCTCCCAAAACTTAAGACTACCTTGCTTGGATGTGATGAGGACTTAATGCAATGTTGGGAAAGAAGAATCAAGTCTGATTCACTTAGAATGGAAATGACTTTCCCAAGTGATATTGCAAAACAGGAAAGTATCTGCAAACGCCTTGGGCAGGATTTAGAACCCGGTGAAGTGCAGTCTGATtcagatgatgatgaaaacaaacacacatctcccAAGTCCAATAGTTCCTTGTCATATATCCTCAGGGAACGTGATGAAAGAATGTCAGACATGAAACTTTCTGGCTCTTTGGAAAAGAATAAATTCTATTCTTTTGCATTAGACAAAACTATAACTCCTGATACAAAAGCACTCCTTGAAAGAGCCAAGACGCTGTATTCCTCCAGGGAAGATAACTGGTCCTTTCTTCCCTCGCGCTTTCCGACCTCCCACATCTGTTCAGAAAAGGGCAAGGTAGAGTTAGCACCTCGACCTATTCCTTCTTGGtatatgaaaaagaagaagattcGTACTGACTCTGTGGAAAAGCTGCACGATAAAAAAGAGGAACTTAAGCCACAGGATCAAGAGCGTCAAGAACTGTTTGCCTCTCGCTTCCTGCACAGCTCAATCTTTGAACAAGATTCCCGCCGTTTGCAGCATCTTGAACGTAAAGACCAAGATGTAGAAAGTGCAACTGGGCGGCCTTTTGGTAAGCCAAGTGCAACTGAGCCACAGCCGGAAACTGGGGGAGGTGACCTCACACAAGAGCCGATTGTGCTTTTCCATAGTAGGTTTTTGGAGCTTCAGCAACAAAAGGACAAGGACCAAACCCTAACTGACACAGAGCTTGATTCAGAAGTAGAGCTTAAAATGGACCAAGTGGAGAATTGTGAAAATGTGCTGTCAGATAAGGAATCTGAGCCTGTACTAAAGGTTGATGTAAAATCTGCCAGCCCCCGATTAACCTTGTCTGTTTCACCATTTGTTTCTTCCCCAAAAGAAATGTCTCCAGAAAAGAGAGAGTTGTTTACTGCATCCTCCGATCAACCCATGCCAATtgtcaaagaagaaaaagtggAGCCAATTCTTGAGGTGTCTCCTCCTCATTCTTTTCCTTTTGAAGACTTTAAACTAGTTACTCCTAAGCTAACTATAACCCCTCCACATGCCCTTTTAGAACAAGAAAAGGAACGGGAAATAAAAGTAGAGTTAAATGAACCCAAAGTAAAAAATGTGGATGGTTTGGCAGTGGAACATAATGCTCTTGTGGAAGATAGGCCGCCAACTCCTGGTTGTTCCCCAAGTGGGTTTGAAAGAGAGGCTGCAGAATTAGGGTACTCTGACTCATACCCAAAGATTGAAGAAAAACCTGAAATTGAAACAGAACCTAAAggagaaaatctgaaaacaaaggGCTTTGAGGAATCTCAGAAGACTGATACGGATAGTGAAGTATGTATGCCAGAACTAGAGGCTGAAATAAAACCATTACCAAATCGCAGGCAGCCCAAGAGTAAAAGGGCAAAACCACTATCAGTACTGCGTAGCCCACAGCCTTCCCAAAATGTTGCCACTGAGAAACCTGCAACACGAAAGAGTGAAAGGATTGACAGAGAGAAACTCAAAAGAGCCTCATCTCCTCGAGCAGAAGCGCCAAAAGCATCTTTGGAGTCTAAAACCACGTCCAAATCACCAATCTATGCATCAGACTCCGAGCAGAACATCGAGTCAAGTTTGATTCATGGGAGGACACGTCGTAGGAATGTAAGGTCAGTCTATGCCACTCTAAATGAAGGTGACCAAGCTGGTAAAGAGGTAGTTGAGTCAGCACGCTCCATGCGTAAACGGGGAACTGACAAAGAACCAATACAGCAAGATGTTCAAATTCCAGCGACCAATACCAGGCGAGGCCGTCCACCTAAGAGAGGCATCAAACGAAGTGAGGATGCATCACCAGTAAAAGGGGATCAGCAAAAATTAATGGAAGAAGATGCAGAAACTAAAGAGGCGTCAAGTACAATAGATGTTGTAAAAGCCTCTGAAGGATGGCGTTCACCCCGAACCCAGAAGGTGCAACAATCACATCTAACCTCATCTGCTTCCCTTAACAAGAAAGGAACCACAGTAGACAAACAGCCTGACAGCCCTACAGTGCTAGCTGAACAAGATTATCTATCAAGTTTCGATGAGTCAGAGGTTAAGCCTAAAGATGAACCAGACCTCTTTATAGAGTCACCTGAAAGAACAGAAAATGTTAGTCCACCAATTCACAGAAAGGAAAAAGATCAAAAAGATTCTGGTGGAAAGAAATTTACTGATGACGAGAAGGTAGACACCAGCTCCTCAGAGAAAAGACAACCTGTAAAGAGTGCCAAAATGAAAACACCAAGGTTGAAAAGAAATACCAAGCAGCTCACTGAAGATAAATCACACAGCTTAAAAAATCTTGAGATCCGTGTAAGCGTTGATGATGTGAAAGGTTTACTTCGTTCAGAGGACGATGTTCCAGGGACATTTGAAACTCCTGTTATTACAAAAACTAAAATGGTGGTAAAAGAGAATGAGGAAACAAAGGCAACAGGCTTTCCAGAAGAATCCAATGAGGGTGATGAACAGGAAAATGAAGACACACTATCAGAACCGGAACTTCCTCCTGATCCAGCTGCTCTCTTAGCACGGCAGATGGAGCTAGAGCAGGCAGTGGAAAATATTGCCAAACTTACAGTTGAGCAGGCTCCTCGGCCATACAAGGAACCACCTACAGGACAACCTGCCATATTGCCTCCTATCGTAGTGGAGCCGGAAGGTGAGGTTGAGGAAGAAAAACGAGCAATTCCTGCAAGTGAAACCGAACTTGCTGCAGCTATTGATTCCATTACAGCAGAAGAATGTGCAGATGCGGATGGGTTTACAGCTCCTCCTACTTACACTGCTAGTATTCCCACCCCTGAATCTTTAACATCCCCCTCCTCTAATGAGATTATGGATCCTGAAACACACATGGTGATAAACAGTATTCTCGCAGCAGACTCAGATGATGGTCCTCTAACACCCAGCCCAAAGGGGCCAATGACAGATGTTAAGGCAGCTGAACACCTCCCTCTACCTGAAACACccaagaaaacaggaaaagttaGAGCAAAAACCCCAAAGAAGACAAGATATCGTAAAGGTGCGGCTAACAAGAAAGGGGATATAGCTGGAGAAGTTTCACAACCAGAGCCCTCTCCAGTCAAGTTACCAGAGTCTATCCCAGAAGACCCCAAAACCATTAATTCAAAAGCAGTTACTGTTACAGCAGGGGCAACAGTAGCAACGTCTGTGGTCACTGCTGTTGTAACTTGTAGGCGTGACGTTACAAGTTCTATAACTGTTGACACGCCCAAAGAGGCTGAACAGCCTGAGGTTGAACAGCCTGTACCCAAAGAATCTGCCTTCCATTCAGGCACAAGCAACATCTCCAGTGGCAAAAAACATCCTCAAGCATCAGAGCCATCTACACCTACTCTTGCCTCTGCTCGTCCACAGGTTGTATCCCAGTTCAGCGTACCCCTAATGCGGCCAGCCAAAATGCCATTTTTGCCTGACTGGCCtcagagaaaggaagaaagtaGAATCCATGTGGCACCCTCAAGTCAAGTTACAGTGGTAACTCCCTCTGTACCATTACCGACTACGCTAAGTGGAACCCCTTCGACAAATTCCCCAATGCCCCCTGACACCAAGGCTTCAGATATTGACCCTAGTTCTAGTACCTTAAGAAAAATTCTAATGGAACCCAAATATGTATCTGCATCAAACAGCAACTCTATACCTACCACGACGGTGACATCTACACTGTCAGATCCTTTGCGTATGTCAGAGAATGAAAAACGCCCGGATGCCATACAGTCAAGACAGTTACATCCAGAAGAGAGGCCGCCTTTCCCCATCCAGCCCACACACCACAAACCATCTCCTCTGACAGAGTCCCAGCAGAACTGTGGAGAGAAGACCCAGCATACAGTAATTTCTCCTGCTACATCAGTAATAAGTCGGATTCCAATGCCTTATGATACAGAGGAAACTCCACGAATTTCACTAAGTAACAGAAGCATTGGCTTATCTATTCCCAAGCAAAAATTTAGGTCAAACTCCAATGAGAATAATCGCTACCATGGCATGGATATAGTAGAAGATGGGAGTAGAGGGCGCTCGGTTGTTGAGACTACTCCCTACAGTACAGGCTCCAGTGCTGGCCTAAGGGTCAATACATCAGAGGGTGTTGTTGTTCTGAGTTATTCAGGTCAGAAAACTGAGGGGCCTCACAGGATGAGAGCCAAAATTAGTCAAATCCCTCCAGCAAGTGCTGGTGACATAGAGTTTCAGCAATCTGTGTCCAAATCGCAGATAAAGCAAGAGCCACTCATCACATCATCCCAGTCACCGAACCCGAAAGCAGCTCCACCTCTTTCAGCTTACGGGCACACAGGGGTCCTCTTGACTGGCCAATCCTATAATTCTCAACCTGTAATTTCCAGTACCAAGCAGGAGAGTCATGGCTGTGACAAATCTGATGCTCCATATCACACAGCATCCCACGGTGGTGTGGTGAAGATGTACCAACAGCCAGTGAGTTCTCCTCAAGTATTAATGTACAGCCAAGCTGTgatacagcagcagcatggcAAGAGAGCAGGGACAGAACCTCTCCCAAAAAAGATGGACATTGGCAAAGCTGTTCAGCATTCTAACCTCAGTCCAGTAATGAGTCCACACCACCCATCGCTATCTGGAACCCGCATGAGCCCCAGCCCTGGCATCCCAAATGATCGGTCTGCTCTACACCTCAAGCCAGAACCCCAGTCTCCACGAACAGCTGTTCACTCGTCTTCACCCTTTGCCAAAGCCTGTGCTCCGAGTGGTTCTCCCATTGGAACCTCAGTTGTGCTGGGTCATGGGATGCCACAAATGTCTGCATATCATTCAAATATacatcacacacattcagaacatTCCTCTGTCATAATTCAACCTCACAGTGTCACACAGTCTATGACTCATGAAGCCAGGATGAACACCCCACCAATGTCTGGGATAAACTATGGAAGGCGTGGTGACGCCCTGTCTTCTCCCCATCAAGGGCCTCCTCAGCgctcaaacacaacacagcctAATGTGATCCGTGACATGGTACTACAGTCTCATTCAAGTCCCAAGGGGTCAGTGTCAGGTggcggcagcagcagtgttACTGAAGAAGACTCCAGACACTTTAACCAAGCCCTCAGTAGACCATCAGTGCCCCAGCTCCAGTCGGATGTAATGATGATTCACAGTGATCGCAGAGGGCTGCACTCGAGTATACGTATGGACCAGTACAGAGACATGCACCAGCGCATCTTCATGCACCAGCAGCGGGGAGAGCAGGCCGCTGTAGATGCAAGACAGTCGCGAACCTCAGAGACTGGTGCATCTTTAAGCAACATCTCTGTGCCTTCAAAGAGTCCTTCAGTGGGGAAGACCATTGACCTTTCTGCAAAAGAATGTCTCAAACCAATCGAAGGAAAGCTGATACATCCACCCTCCAATGAAAGTAGAATCCGGGGAGTTCATACATCCAGTCCTGTCATGGTGTCTCCTCACCCTCATGGGGTTCAGCTGATGCCTCCTGGAGGTGCAGGCTCCTTTTCAGTCTATCGGGACATGCGAGGCTTCCCATCTCAGTTCCCACGACATCCGTCATCAGGACACAACCTGGCCAATCAAGGGATTACATCTTCACAG